A window of Lepidochelys kempii isolate rLepKem1 chromosome 1, rLepKem1.hap2, whole genome shotgun sequence contains these coding sequences:
- the CRYAA gene encoding alpha-crystallin A chain, with the protein MDITIQHPWFKRALGPLFPSRLFDQYFGEGLFDYDLLPLFSSTISPYYRHSLFRTVLESGISEVRSDREKFTIFLDVKHFSPEDLSVKIMDDFVEIHGKHNERQDDYGYISREFHRRYRLPSNVDQSAITCSLSADGMLTFSGPKVQSNMDTSYSERPIPVSREEKPASAPSS; encoded by the exons ATGGACATTACCATCCAGCACCCCTGGTTCAAACGAGCTCTTGGACCCTTATTTCCAAGCCGTTTGTTTGACCAGTATTTCGGAGAGGGTCTTTTCGATTATGATCTCCTGcctttgttctcttccaccaTCAGCCCCTATTACAGGCACTCTCTCTTCCGCACCGTTCTGGAATCAGGCATTTCAGAG GTGAGGTCTGACCGGGAAAAGTTTACAATCTTCCTGGATGTAAAACACTTCTCTCCTGAAGATCTGAGTGTGAAGATTATGGATGACTTTGTGGAAATCCACGGCAAGCACAATGAGAGACAG GACGACTATGGCTACATTTCCCGTGAATTCCACCGCAGATACCGCCTGCCTTCCAACGTGGATCAATCTGCCAtcacctgctccctgtctgctGATGGCATGCTGACTTTCTCTGGCCCCAAAGTCCAGTCCAACATGGACACCAGCTACAGCGAGAGACCCATTCCTGTATCCCGAGAGGAGAAGCCTGCCTCGGCTCCTTCTTCCTAG